A window of the Gossypium hirsutum isolate 1008001.06 chromosome A05, Gossypium_hirsutum_v2.1, whole genome shotgun sequence genome harbors these coding sequences:
- the LOC107907244 gene encoding zinc finger CCCH domain-containing protein 25, protein MTIDDESSVYVGGLPYDATESSIRRVFSLYGAVVAVKIVNDHTTRGKCYGFVTFTNPRSAYDAINDMNGRTIDGRVVRVNEVTTRGGRSNFSRDRPRRSEWDRGRDRERDHDRDRERYRDRYSDRSGEHDRSRDYDSGRERGYEHHEHDKAGEYSLDRDHGRDVDDHMQGESRDHIQDWDRDHELNLDQDREPAITNGNRRSVDEDKEQQPRRRNGSTSNDHGRGRLSSDSSDDYNQMKKELERSIQSREELKTEISLMEGRLEERQHIVLDLQKKSKNLEDALIAAKKVSSRRKMHLTKLHKCFLQIKECREKLKSYEQELQTLVESAMLECEDDGGVKGGSLANGIA, encoded by the exons ATGACGATCGACGACGAAAGTTCGGTATATGTGGGAGGGCTTCCCTACGACGCCACCGAAAGCTCCATCCGCCGTGTCTTCAGCCTCTACGGCGCCGTCGTCGCTGTTAAG ATTGTTAATGATCATACAACTAGAGGGAAATGCTATGGCTTTGTTACTTTTACAAATCCTCGTTCAGCCTATGATGCCATCAACGATATGAATGGCAGG ACTATTGATGGTCGGGTTGTAAGAGTTAATGAAGTGACGACCAGGGGGGGCAGATCAAATTTCAGTAGGGACCGCCCTAGACGGAGTGAGTGGGATAGGGGGCGTGACAGAGAAAGAGATCATGATCGTGATCGAGAACGGTATCGGGATCGTTATAGTGATAGATCCGGAGAGCATGATCGGTCTCGGGACTATGATTCTGGAAGAGAAAGAGGATATGAGCATCATGAACATGATAAAGCTGGGGAATATTCATTGGATAGAGATCATGGCAGAGATGTGGATGATCATATGCAAGGAGAAAGCAGGGACCATATTCAGGATTGGGATAGGGATCACGAGCTGAATTTGGATCAAGATAGGGAGCCTGCTATAACCAATGGTAACCGTAGAAGTGTTGATGAGGACAAGGAGCAACAACCAAGGAGACGGAATGG tTCAACGAGCAATGATCATGGTAGAGGACGGCTTTCATCAGATTCAAGTGATGATTACAACCAG ATGAAAAAAGAACTGGAAAGATCAATTCAGAGCCGAGAAGAACTTAAAACAGAG ATTTCGCTGATGGAAGGGAGGTTAGAAGAGAGACAGCATATTGTTTTGGATTTACAGAAAAAATCTAAG AATCTGGAAGATGCACTAATTGCTGCAAAGAAGGTTTCGTCACGCCGCAAAATGCATTTAACCAAG CTGCATAAGTGTTTCCTGCAAATAAAGGAGTGTAGGGAAAAACTTAAAAGCTATGAACAAGAACTTCAG ACCCTTGTTGAGTCAGCAATGCTAGAGTGTGAAGATGATGGGGGTGTAAAGGGTGGCAGTCTGGCAAATGGGATTGCATGA
- the LOC107907243 gene encoding myb family transcription factor EFM, whose protein sequence is MASPTGLTLDCKPHSYSMLLKSFGDQQIDQTQKLEDFLGRLEEERLKIDAFKRELPLCMQLLTNAVEASRQQLHACRANQGSRPVLEEFIPLKNSSSENSDKSQNISDKANWMTSAQLWSQAGNETKPPQSSVASPKEADIGFNVSPKLGLDTKQRNGGAFLPFSKDRNNPCPGSTLQPLPDLALASMNEDMDDKKCSEAENGCQRRENSGKTSNGGALVEQGKGTSCNAAEGQTTNGNTNTNTGQPHRKARRCWSPDLHRRFVNALQMLGGSQVATPKQIRELMKVEGLTNDEVKSHLQKYRLHTRRPSPSPQAPGAPAPQLVVLGGIWVSPEYATAAAAAHGGAPTLYGAHHPVAPHAPPPHFCASPVPQEFYSTTATPASTPPPQLHHHTLQQQLHMYKSTSQAHSLPESDVRGAGDRSESIEDGKSESSSWKGESGENGGGADQRKGLAALREDGEESNGSEITLKF, encoded by the exons aTGGCATCACCTACTGGATTAACCCTTGACTGCAAACCCCACAGTTATTCTATGCTATTGAAATCATTTGGAGATCAGCAGATTGATCAAACTCAGAAGCTTGAAGATTTCCTTGGTCGTCTGGAGGAAGAACGCCTTAAGATTGATGCTTTCAAGCGTGAGCTTCCCCTTTGCATGCAACTTCTCACTAATG CTGTGGAGGCTTCGAGGCAGCAACTACATGCATGCCGAGCAAATCAAGGATCAAGGCCTGTTCTTGAAGAATTCATACCCCTAAAAAATTCAAGCTCAGAGAATTCAGACAAATCGCAAAACATATCTGATAAAGCAAACTGGATGACGAGTGCACAGCTATGGAGCCAAGCGGGAAACGAAACGAAACCACCACAATCCTCAGTTGCGTCCCCTAAAGAAGCTGATATTGGTTTCAATGTTAGTCCCAAGTTGGGGTTAGATACCAAGCAGAGAAATGGAGGAGCTTTCCTTCCATTCTCCAAAGACCGAAATAACCCATGCCCTGGTTCGACTTTACAGCCTCTTCCTGATCTAGCTCTTGCCTCTATGAATGAAGATATGGATGATAAGAAATGCTCGGAGGCTGAAAATGGTTGTCAACGGAGAGAGAATTCAGGCAAAACCAGCAACGGGGGAGCTTTGGTTGAACAAGGGAAAGGAACTAGCTGCAACGCTGCTGAAGGGCAAACGACGAATGGTAACACGAATACAAACACTGGTCAACCTCATAGGAAAGCTAGGCGGTGTTGGTCACCTGATTTGCATAGGAGATTTGTTAATGCTCTCCAAATGCTTGGCGGTTCTCAAG TTGCTACACCAAAACAGATAAGGGAACTGATGAAGGTTGAAGGTTTGACCAATGATGAAGTGAAAAGCCATCTACAG aaaTATAGGTTGCATACAAGGAGACCAAGCCCAAGTCCACAAGCACCAGGAGCCCCAGCACCGCAGCTTGTAGTCCTAGGTGGTATCTGGGTTTCACCAGAGTACGCCACTGCTGCAGCAGCTGCCCACGGTGGGGCTCCTACTCTTTATGGCGCTCACCACCCGGTTGCTCCCCATGCACCTCCTCCTCACTTCTGCGCATCACCAGTGCCCCAAGAATTCTACAGTACGACTGCAACGCCCGCTTCAACTCCTCCACCCCAGCTGCACCACCACACCCTCCAGCAGCAGCTCCACATGTACAAGTCCACCTCACAGGCACATAGCTTACCGGAATCCGACGTCAGGGGAGCCGGAGACCGTTCCGAGAGCATTGAAGACGGCAAATCTGAGAGCAGCAGCTGGAAAGGAGAGAGCGGCGAAAACGGCGGCGGAGCTGATCAAAGAAAAGGGCTAGCTGCATTGAGAGAAGACGGAGAAGAAAGCAATGGAAGTGAGATCACTCTCAAGTTCTAA
- the LOC107907242 gene encoding pentatricopeptide repeat-containing protein At5g55740, chloroplastic, whose product MASLPFTTPKFSHFKLSKTIKSFNSNEPIHPTQLNGTTKNHHTLYKSYFHTISSLCKDGQIQQAVDLLTEMDSKNLSVGPEIYGEILQGCVYERDLFTGQQIHAQVLKHGAFFARNEYIETKLVIFYAKCGAFDVANNLFSRLRVKNVFSWAAIIGLKCRIGLNEEALMGFSEMQENGFLPDNFVVPNALKACGALLWLGYGKGVHGHVVKVGFDGCVFVASSLIDMYGKCGALEDARKVFDAMIERNVIAWNSMIVGYMQNGMNEQAIGVFHEMRMDGVEPSQVSVSSFLSASANLGAIGEGKQGHAIAVLHGFELDSILGSSVLNFYSKVGLIEDAELVFDKMLEKDVVTWNLIISSYLQCGLIDKALDMCHLMRSENLRFDCVTLSSIMTAAANSSNIKLGKEGHCYCIRNCLQSDVVVASSIVDMYAKCGRIDYAGHVFSSTTNKDIILWNTLLAAYANVGHSGEALKLFYQMQLESVPPNVASWNSVILGFIRNSQLNEAKEFFLQMQLLGVHPNLITWTTLITGLAHNGFHDEALLVFQEMQESGIKPNTVSISSALSACTNVTSLQHGRAIHGYAIRHDLGSQISVSTALVDMYAKCGCLSRAKRVFDHISSNELPVYNAMISAYALHGQAGEALAVYKNLKEAGIEPDGITFTSVLSACSHTGLVNEGLEIFIEMASKHHLSPSMEHYGCVVSLLSRSGRLDEAFRLILTMPYEPDAHIIGQLIAKCREHNEIELVEHLSKYLLELEPDNSGNYVAISNAYATAGMWDDVSEIRDLMKEKGLKKSPGCSWIQIGEKLHSFIAGDGSHPNTENIQATLALLGIDMKSSA is encoded by the coding sequence ATGGCTTCGCTTCCTTTCACGACCcccaaattttctcatttcaaattatcaaaaacaatcaAATCCTTCAATTCAAATGAGCCAATTCATCCTACACAACTCAATGGAACCACCAAAAATCATCATACTTTGTATAAATCTTACTTCCACACCATATCTTCGCTTTGCAAAGATGGCCAAATTCAACAAGCTGTTGACTTACTCACTGAAATGGACTCTAAAAACCTATCGGTTGGACCTGAAATATACGGCGAAATCCTTCAGGGTTGCGTTTATGAACGAGATCTTTTCACAGGTCAGCAAATTCATGCTCAAGTTCTAAAACACGGTGCTTTCTTTGCACGAAATGAGTATATCGAAACAAAGTTGGTTATTTTTTATGCAAAGtgtggtgcttttgatgttgctAATAATTTGTTTAGTAGATTGAGGGTAAAGAATGTGTTTTCCTGGGCTGCCATTATAGGACTCAAGTGTAGAATTGGGTTAAATGAAGAGGCTTTAATGGGGTTTTCTGAGATGCAAGAAAATGGGTTTTTGCCAGATAATTTCGTGGTCCCTAATGCATTGAAAGCTTGTGGTGCTTTGTTATGGCTTGGGTATGGGAAAGGGGTTCATGGGCATGTGGTGAAAGTGGGTTTTGATGGGTGTGTCTTTGTTGCAAGTAGTTTGATTGATATGTATGGAAAATGTGGGGCTTTGGAAGATGCAAGGAAAGTGTTTGATGCTATGATTGAGAGGAATGTAATTGCTTGGAATTCGATGATCGTTGGGTATATGCAAAATGGGATGAATGAGCAAGCAATCGGGGTGTTCCATGAGATGAGAATGGATGGTGTGGAACCTAGTCAGGTATCCGTATCGAGCTTTTTATCGGCTTCAGCTAATTTAGGTGCAATAGGTGAGGGAAAACAGGGACATGCCATTGCTGTCTTACATGGATTCGAATTGGATAGCATTTTGGGTAGTTCTGTTTTGAATTTCTATTCCAAGGTTGGTTTGATTGAGGATGCCGAGCTAGTTTTCGATAAGATGCTTGAAAAGGATGTAGTTACTTGGAATTTGATCATTTCTAGTTACTTGCAATGTGGCTTGATCGATAAGGCACTCGATATGTGTCACCTGATGAGATCGGAAAATTTGAGATTTGATTGCGTGACTCTATCATCTATAATGACCGCAGCTGCGAATTCGAGCAATATAAAGCTTGGAAAAGAGGGTCACTGTTATTGTATTCGGAACTGCCTTCAGTCTGATGTGGTTGTTGCAAGTAGCATTGTAGATATGTATGCCAAATGTGGAAGAATTGATTATGCTGGACATGTATTTAGTTCCACTACTAACAAAGATATCATATTATGGAATACATTGTTGGCTGCTTATGCAAATGTTGGCCATAGTGGTGAGGCCTTGAAGTTGTTTTATCAAATGCAGTTAGAGAGTGTGCCACCGAATGTAGCATCGTGGAATTCCGTGATTTTAGGATTTATCAGGAACTCCCAGTTAAACGAAGCTAAAGAGTTCTTCTTGCAGATGCAATTGCTTGGCGTCCACCCTAACCTTATAACTTGGACTACTCTTATCACTGGCCTGGCTCATAATGGATTTCACGACGAGGCATTGCTGGTTTTTCAAGAAATGCAAGAATCGGGGATCAAACCGAATACCGTAAGCATCAGTAGTGCACTTTCAGCTTGCACAAATGTGACATCATTACAACATGGAAGAGCAATCCATGGATACGCTATACGGCATGACCTCGGTTCACAGATTTCTGTTTCAACAGCTTTAGTTGACATGTATGCTAAATGTGGATGTTTAAGTCGAGCAAAGAGGGTGTTTGATCATATCTCAAGCAATGAATTGCCTGTTTATAATGCAATGATTTCTGCTTATGCATTACATGGTCAAGCCGGAGAAGCTCTTGCGGTGTACAAAAATCTCAAGGAAGCTGGTATAGAACCCGATGGTATAACATTTACAAGTGTCTTATCTGCGTGCAGTCACACCGGCCTGGTAAATGAAGGTTTAGAGATTTTCATTGAAATGGCCTCTAAACATCATTTGTCGCCAAGCATGGAGCATTATGGATGTGTAGTTAGTCTTCTTTCTCGATCAGGTCGTTTAGATGAGGCTTTTAGGCTTATTCTCACAATGCCATATGAACCAGATGCACATATAATCGGACAACTTATTGCTAAATGCAGAGAGCATAACGAGATTGAACTTGTGGAGCATTTATCAAAGTATTTATTAGAATTGGAACCAGATAATTCAGGGAATTATGTGGCGATTTCAAATGCATATGCTACTGCAGGAATGTGGGATGACGTATCTGAAATAAGGGATTTAATGAAAGAAAAAGGGTTGAAGAAGAGTCCCGGTTGCAGTTGGATTCAAATAGGTGAAAAACTTCATTCTTTCATTGCTGGTGATGGATCACACCCCAATACTGAGAATATACAAGCTACATTGGCTTTGTTGGGAATTGATATGAAATCCAGTGCTTAA
- the LOC107907241 gene encoding probable inactive receptor kinase At2g26730 yields the protein MVVNFSFVFLVSVLILCLGVNSEPVQDKQALLAFLSRTRHSNRIQWNSSTSACDWVGVQCDANRSFVYTLRLPAVGLVGSIPPNTIGRLNQLRVLSLRTNGLFGEIPADFSNLTLLRSLYLQDNAFTGPFPPSLTGLTRLSRLDLSSNNFTGPIPFGVNNLTQLTGLFLQNNRFSGSLPSINSDGLNEFNVANNSLNGSIPDTLSKYPSSSFAGNLGLCGGPLPPCNPFFPSPAPSPSEPISPTTSGKKSRNLSTGAIIGIAVGSAFAVLLLLLFLILCLRKRQRQPSKQQKPVAAGTRAVPPAEAGTSSSKDDITGASTEGERNKLVFFEGGVYSFDLEDLLRASAEVLGKGSVGTSYKAVLEEGTTVVVKRLKDVAVSKKEFEMQMETLGKIRHENVVPLRAFYYSKDEKLLVSDFMRDGSLSALLHGSRGSGRTPLGWDNRMRIALSTARGLAHLHVSGKVVHGNIKASNVLLRPDQDACISDFGLNPLFGNTTPPSRVAGYRAPEVLETRKVAFKSDVYSFGVLLLELLTGKAPNQASLGEEGIDLPRWVQSVVREEWTAEVFDVELMRYHSIEEEMVQLLQIAMTCVSTVPDQRPSMQEVVRMIEEMNRVETDDGLRQSSDDPSKGSDGQTPPTESRTTPRSTTP from the exons ATGGTTGTAAATTTTAGCTTTGTTTTTTTAGTTTCGGTCCTGATATTGTGTTTGGGAGTGAACTCAGAGCCAGTTCAAgacaagcaagctctccttgcgTTCCTTTCAAGGACCAGACACTCGAACCGGATCCAATGGAACTCATCAACTTCAGCCTGCGATTGGGTCGGTGTCCAATGCGATGCGAACCGCTCTTTTGTTTATACTCTTAGGCTCCCAGCTGTGGGTCTCGTTGGCTCGATTCCGCCTAACACCATCGGTCGGTTAAACCAACTCCGAGTTTTGAGTCTCCGAACTAACGGTTTATTCGGTGAGATCCCTGCCGACTTCTCCAATTTGACTCTCCTCCGTAGCCTTTATTTGCAAGATAACGCCTTTACAGGCCCGTTCCCACCCAGTTTGACCGGTTTAACTCGTTTGTCACGGCTTGATCTTTCTTCCAATAATTTCACGGGTCCAATCCCTTTTGGGGTCAACAATTTGACTCAGCTGACAGGGTTATTCTTGCAAAACAACAGATTTTCCGGTTCTCTTCCGAGCATTAACTCCGACGGTTTGAATGAGTTCAATGTTGCTAATAACAGCTTAAACGGTTCCATTCCCGATACGCTATCTAAATACCCTTCGTCTTCATTCGCCGGAAACCTTGGCCTTTGCGGTGGTCCACTCCCGCCTTGTAACCCATTTTTCCCTTCGCCGGCCCCATCTCCTTCCGAGCCCATTTCGCCCACAACATCTGGTAAAAAGTCTAGAAACCTTTCCACCGGCGCCATTATTGGTATTGCCGTGGGGTCGGCATTCGCAGTGTTACTATTACTGTTATTCCTCATTCTTTGCCTGCGGAAGCGGCAACGGCAGCCGTCGAAGCAGCAGAAGCCGGTTGCGGCAGGCACAAGGGCGGTTCCGCCGGCGGAGGCGGGAACCTCCTCGTCGAAAGATGATATCACCGGAGCATCAACAGAAGGGGAAAGGAATAAGCTGGTGTTCTTCGAAGGTGGGGTTTATAGCTTCGATCTGGAGGATTTGTTAAGGGCTTCAGCTGAAGTATTGGGAAAAGGTAGTGTCGGAACATCGTACAAGGCGGTGTTAGAAGAAGGGACGACGGTGGTCGTTAAACGGTTAAAAGACGTTGCCGTGAGTAAAAAGGAGTTCGAAATGCAAATGGAAACATTGGGCAAAATCAGGCATGAAAACGTGGTTCCTTTAAGAGCATTTTATTACTCCAAAGATGAAAAATTGCTCGTTTCCGATTTCATGCGCGACGGTAGCTTGTCTGCCCTGCTTCACG GTAGTAGAGGCTCAGGCCGAACTCCGTTAGGTTGGGACAACAGGATGAGAATAGCGTTGAGCACGGCTAGGGGTTTAGCCCATCTCCATGTTTCCGGGAAGGTGGTGCACGGCAACATCAAGGCCTCCAACGTCCTTCTCCGACCAGACCAAGATGCTTGCATCTCTGACTTCGGCCTCAATCCTTTGTTCGGCAACACCACCCCACCTAGTCGTGTTGCAGGCTACCGAGCACCTGAAGTGCTTGAAACCCGAAAAGTTGCTTTCAAGTCTGATGTGTATAGCTTTGGAGTGTTGTTGCTAGAGTTATTAACCGGCAAAGCACCTAATCAAGCATCGTTAGGCGAAGAAGGGATCGATCTTCCTCGTTGGGTCCAATCCGTGGTTCGGGAAGAATGGACGGCCGAAGTTTTCGACGTGGAATTGATGAGATATCACAGCATCGAAGAGGAAATGGTGCAACTATTACAAATCGCGATGACTTGTGTGTCAACGGTGCCAGATCAAAGACCCTCCATGCAAGAAGTGGTACGCATGATTGAAGAAATGAATAGAGTGGAAACAGACGACGGATTACGACAATCATCTGATGATCCTTCGAAAGGATCAGACGGTCAAACTCCTCCCACAGAATCAAGGACCACACCTCGCTCCACCACTCCTTGA